The Kosakonia sp. SMBL-WEM22 sequence GTCGCCAAGCATAATGTGGTCGAGGATCTGTCGCATGATGGTACCCACGGCCGGGCCTGCACCGCCGTTTTCCAGAATCATGGCAACGGCGACCTGCGGATTATCATACGGGGCGAAAGCGGTCATCAATTTATGGTCACGCAGACGCTCGGCAATACGGTGAGCGTTATAGGTTTCGTTCGCCTTCAGGCCAAAGACCTGCGCGGTACCCGATTTCGCCGCCGCTTTGTAAGGCGCGTTGGCAAAGTATTTGTGACCGGTACCGTTAGGGCGGTTTGCTACGCCATACATGCCATCTTTGGCAATTTCCCAGTAGCCGGAGTGAATATCACCCACCGGCGGCTGCGTTGGCTGCTTCCACGGCACTTTTTTACCGTCCTCAACGGTGCTCATCAACAGATGCGGCACTTTTACGATACCGTCGTTAATCAGCGTCATCATTGCTTTGTTCATCTGGATAGGCGTAGCGGTCCAGTACCCCTGGCCGATGCCGACCGGGATGGTATCGCCCTGATACCAGGGTTTCTTAAAGCGCTTCAGTTTCCATTCGCGGGTTGGCATGTTGCCGGAGCGCTCTTCCGAAAGGTCGATACCGGTGTAGTGGCCGTAACCGAACTTGCCCATCCACTCGGAGAGCCTGTCGATGCCCATGTCGTAAGCAACCTGGTAGAAGAAGGTATCGGCAGACTCTTCCAGCGATTTGGTGACATTCAGATGGCCGTGACCCCATTTTTTCCAGTCGCGGTACCGTTTTTCGGAACCCGGAAGCTGCCACCAGCCGGGATCGAACAGGCTGGTATTACGGTTGATCACCCCGGCGCTGAGCGCTGAAACCGCGACATAGGGTTTAACCGTGGAGGCGGGAGGGTAGACGCCCTGGGTGGCGCGGTTAATCAGCGGCGTGTTCGGGTCATTGAGCAGCCCGGAGTAATCCTTGCTCGAGATCCCGTCAACAAACAGGTTCGGGTCGTAGCTTGGCGTCGAGACCAGCGCCAGAATACTGCCGGTGCGCGGGTCCGTTACGACCACTGCGGCGCGGCTGCCAGCGAGCAGGGTTTCAATATACTGTTGCAGTTTAAGATCGAGCGTCAGATAGATATCGTGTCCCGCCTGCGGCGGCACCTCTTTCAACTGGCGGATCACGCGGCCACGGTTGTTCACTTCCACTTCTTCATAACCGGTCTGGCCGTGCAGCACATCTTCGTAGTAGCGCTCGATGCCGAGCTTGCCGATATCGTGGGTCGCGGCGTAGTTGGCGAGTTTGCCATCTTTATCCAGCCGCTCGACGTCTTTATCGTTGATTTTCGAAACATAGCCGATTACGTGCGTCAACGCAGAGCCATAGGGGTAGAAGCGACGTTTATAGCCTTTTACTTCCACGCCGGGAAAGCGGTACTGGTTGACGGCGAAGCGCGCCACCTGCACTTCGGTGAGGTTGGTTTTCACCGGAATCGAGGTGAAGCGGTGCGAGCGCGCGCGCTCCTTTTTGAAGTTGGCGATATCATCATCGTTCAGATCGACCACATCGCGCAGCGCGTCGAGGGTTTGCTGCACGTTATCGACCTTTTCCGGCATCATCTCCACCTGGTAGATGGTGCGGTTCAGCGCCAGCGGCGTGCCGTTGCGATCGTAAATAATGCCGCGACTGGGCGCGATGGGCACCAGTTTGATGCGGTTTTCGTTGGAGCGGGTTTGATAGTCCGCAAAGCGGACAATTTGCAGGTTATACAGGTTGGCGATCAGCACGCCGGAAAGCAGCAATATACCCGTAAAAGCGACCACTGCCCGGCGCACAAACAGCGCGGACTCAGCCGTATAGTCGCGAAAAGAGTTCTGTAATTTCATCCGCTGCTAAATCCGCCTAAAACTCGTTACTCACGGTGATAAGGATGGTTGGTCGTAATACTCCATGCGCGATACAGGCTTTCGGCAACCAGCACACGCACCAGCGGGTGAGGAAGAGTCAACGCTGAGAGCGACCAACTTTGTTCAGCTGCCGCTTTGCAGGCGGGAGACAACCCTTCCGGGCCGCCGATCAGCAGGCTGACGTCGCGTCCGTCCTGCTTCCAGCGTTCCAGCTCATGCGCCAGCTGCGGCGTATCCCACGGTTTGCCGGGGATATCAAGGGTGACGATGCGGTTTTTGCCGGCGGCGGCCAGCATCAATTCACCCTCTTTATCGAGGATCCGCTTGATATCCGCATTTTTGCCGCGCTTGCCGGCGGGAATTTCCACCAACTCAAACGGCATATCTTTTGGAAAGCGGCGCAGATACTCAGTAAAACCTGTCTGTACCCAGTCCGGCATTTTTGTGCCGACGGCGACGAGTTGCAGCTTCACGCATCAACTCCAGAGTTTTTCCAGCTCGTACAGACGACGGCTCTCTTCCTGCATGACATGGACCATCACGTCGCCCAGATCAACCACCACCCAATCGGCGGCGCTTTCGCCCTCTACGCCCAGCGGCAGCATGCCCGCCGCGCGGGACTCCTGAACCACGTGATCCGCAATAGAGGCAACATGACGGCTTGAAGTGCCGGTACAGACGATCATGCAATCGGTAATGCTCGATTTGCCCTGAACGTCAATGGCGACGATGTCCTGACCTTTCAGGTCATCAATTTTGTCGATAACAAAATCCTGGAGTGCTTTACCCTGCAAGTGTTCCCCCTGGGTGAGTAAAAAATGTACTGGTCATAAACAGCCTGACATTATACCTGAAAGACGGCGAATGTCGGGACAAAAGTCCAGGCTTCGCGACATGAAAAGTGGGCTATCATCCCATCCTGGCCGCGCGATTGCATCGCCAATTTTGTAAAACAATTTCTGCGCGCGGAGAATAGCAGCCTGCGGGGTGCTGTCAATCACCGAATCACTCCGGCTTAAAAGATGGATGAAAAAGCGGCTACTTCTCGTCAGGATGCCAGACCGCGCGGCTGTTTAGCACCCGCAGGGTGGCAAAATCGTCACGCATATCTACCCGGCTCCAGCATCCCTGAGCGATATGGAAATGCCACAGCGATGAGGCGGGCATACCCAATAGACGCGCAATCATCACGCTGAGAACCCCTTGATGGCTGGCGATAAGCACATTTTTATGTGTCTGGTTCAGATCCTGCAACATCGTCACCACGCGTTCGATCCTCGCCGAGAAATCCTGAAAACCTTCGCCATTGGTGGGCACGGCGTGCTGCCAGTCCGTACACCAGGCGGCGTAGCGTTCGGGAT is a genomic window containing:
- the mrdA gene encoding peptidoglycan DD-transpeptidase MrdA, with the protein product MKLQNSFRDYTAESALFVRRAVVAFTGILLLSGVLIANLYNLQIVRFADYQTRSNENRIKLVPIAPSRGIIYDRNGTPLALNRTIYQVEMMPEKVDNVQQTLDALRDVVDLNDDDIANFKKERARSHRFTSIPVKTNLTEVQVARFAVNQYRFPGVEVKGYKRRFYPYGSALTHVIGYVSKINDKDVERLDKDGKLANYAATHDIGKLGIERYYEDVLHGQTGYEEVEVNNRGRVIRQLKEVPPQAGHDIYLTLDLKLQQYIETLLAGSRAAVVVTDPRTGSILALVSTPSYDPNLFVDGISSKDYSGLLNDPNTPLINRATQGVYPPASTVKPYVAVSALSAGVINRNTSLFDPGWWQLPGSEKRYRDWKKWGHGHLNVTKSLEESADTFFYQVAYDMGIDRLSEWMGKFGYGHYTGIDLSEERSGNMPTREWKLKRFKKPWYQGDTIPVGIGQGYWTATPIQMNKAMMTLINDGIVKVPHLLMSTVEDGKKVPWKQPTQPPVGDIHSGYWEIAKDGMYGVANRPNGTGHKYFANAPYKAAAKSGTAQVFGLKANETYNAHRIAERLRDHKLMTAFAPYDNPQVAVAMILENGGAGPAVGTIMRQILDHIMLGDNNTELPAENPSTAAAEDQ
- the rlmH gene encoding 23S rRNA (pseudouridine(1915)-N(3))-methyltransferase RlmH; this translates as MKLQLVAVGTKMPDWVQTGFTEYLRRFPKDMPFELVEIPAGKRGKNADIKRILDKEGELMLAAAGKNRIVTLDIPGKPWDTPQLAHELERWKQDGRDVSLLIGGPEGLSPACKAAAEQSWSLSALTLPHPLVRVLVAESLYRAWSITTNHPYHRE
- the rsfS gene encoding ribosome silencing factor; protein product: MQGKALQDFVIDKIDDLKGQDIVAIDVQGKSSITDCMIVCTGTSSRHVASIADHVVQESRAAGMLPLGVEGESAADWVVVDLGDVMVHVMQEESRRLYELEKLWS
- a CDS encoding adenosylcobalamin/alpha-ribazole phosphatase; the encoded protein is MRLWLIRHGETEANVAGLYSGHAPTPLTLKGVAQAQTLHQLLHAVPFDYVLCSELERARHTAAHVLASRKIEVHTTPLLNEMFFGDWEMRHHRDLTHDDPERYAAWCTDWQHAVPTNGEGFQDFSARIERVVTMLQDLNQTHKNVLIASHQGVLSVMIARLLGMPASSLWHFHIAQGCWSRVDMRDDFATLRVLNSRAVWHPDEK